CGCTCCGCGACGTCGAGCGCCTCGAGGACGCGCATCTCCTTCTCGGTCGAGAGCCCGAGGCTTGAGGCGACTTGGTCGGCGAAGAGCGACGGGTCATCACCCTCGGCGAAGGCGAGCGGTTGCGCGAGGCCGCGCTCGGCGAGCGCGAGGACATCTTGGTGCAGTCGTTCCGCGAGCGTGTTGGCGTTCGCGACGTCGGTGTTGACGTCCAAGAGCAGCTCGCCGTCGCCGCGCCAGTAGGGTTCGCGCACCGTCAGGCGATCGAAGCGAAAGCGTCCGAGCCCTTCAATGACCAGGCGCATCTCCGAGTCGGAGACGCGTGTAAGTTGCACAATTCGGGCGAAAACGCCGGTCGTGTAGAGATCGTCCTGACCGGGGTCGAGGAGCGACGCCTGCTTTTGCGTCACGAGGCCGACGATGTCGCCCGGGTGAACGTGACGAAGAAGGGCGACGGACTTCTCGCGGCCTACGGGCAGCGTGACCCGTGTGCCGGGAAAGACGACGCCGTTGCGCAGGGGGAGGATCGGGAATGGGTTCGTGGGCGCTTGGGCGCCACCGCGGAGACTTCCAAATTGCGTGGTCATGCAGCCTCATCTCGCGCGCGCCACGAGTGCGCGTGCGAAGGAGCAAGAGGTTTGAGGGCGCTCCCGCGCCCGATTTTCTGCCTGAGCCGGCGGGCCCAGAGCCATCGCCGTTGAGCGATGAACGAAACCTAAGTTCGTTCATGAGGCGGTCAAGGGGGCCTGCGACGGATGGAGGACAACGGAGGCGACCACAGACCGGAACGCGTCGCCGGGCGCGACCGGCCGGTCGGGAGGCGGGCGCGCGGGGCGCCGGCCCCAACAGTTAGCATGCAAACTGCCCCTCCCCGGCCCGGCCCTCGCGCCCTCCCCCCCGGGCCGCTTCGCCCTCGCGGGATCGTGTCGTCGCTATCGCCGGACGAGGCCGTAAAGAACGACGCGGTGAAGCGCTTCGAGGCGTTCCGTCAGGCCGGCACACTGGCCGAACACCATCGGTGGGCCGAACGCTGCGTAAGCCTGGAGGAGCGCCGCGGCGCAGTCGGCCACGTCCGGGCAGTCGAACTCCCCTGCGACGACAGCCTCCGTGAGGAGCACGGCGAGCAGCTCGTGCTCCGCCGCCTTGTAGCGTCCATGCGCCGTCTTCACCGCCGGATTCACGCAATGCACGAGATCGCGCGCGTGGGCGCCCTCCCGCTCGATCGTTTGAAAGGCGGCGAGGCGCGCGTCGAACATCCGCCGAAAGCGCTCGACGAAGGTGCCGCCGCCCGCGAGGGCATGCCGCATCGCGTCGAGAACCGC
This genomic stretch from Myxococcales bacterium harbors:
- a CDS encoding TetR/AcrR family transcriptional regulator, translated to MTRTGSNQPHDERRALILAAAERLLRHYGPQKTTIAEIAREAEVGVGTVYLEFPSKEAIVEELSAGRHQAVLDAMRHALAGGGTFVERFRRMFDARLAAFQTIEREGAHARDLVHCVNPAVKTAHGRYKAAEHELLAVLLTEAVVAGEFDCPDVADCAAALLQAYAAFGPPMVFGQCAGLTERLEALHRVVLYGLVRR